In a single window of the Pelagibacterium sp. 26DY04 genome:
- a CDS encoding MFS transporter: MFAILANRTYRHLFSAQIIALIGTGLATVALGLLAFELAGDNAGVVLGTALAIKMIAYVGVAPIASAFAERVPRRAMLVTLDVMRGLVAVLLPFVTEIWQVYVLIFVLQSASAGFTPTFQATIPDILPDEREYTRALSLSRLAYDLESVASPLLAAALLMVISFNGLFAGTVVGFFASALLVLSVRLPSPKPTAPRGIYDRTTRGIRIYLKTPRLRGLLAINLAAAAAGAMVIVNTVVLVQGRFGLGNSEMALALAAFGGGSMLTALALPTLLDRMPDRPVMLWAAATASGLMIAGSLVQGFAGLLMLWIFVGAVYSAALTPSGRLLRKSAHPEDRPAVFAAQFALSHACWLLTYPLVGWLGATAGLPAAFLAMGAIGIVGAALAWRLWPRNDEEIIAHTHTDLDPHHPHLAGAEHTGTGYRHAHAYVIDAEHVAWPAQ, encoded by the coding sequence ATGTTCGCCATTCTGGCCAATCGCACCTATCGCCACCTGTTTTCGGCCCAGATCATCGCCCTGATCGGCACCGGGCTTGCTACCGTTGCCCTGGGCCTGCTCGCATTCGAGCTGGCGGGCGACAATGCGGGCGTCGTTTTGGGCACGGCTCTTGCGATCAAGATGATCGCCTATGTCGGCGTAGCGCCGATCGCCTCGGCATTCGCAGAACGCGTTCCGCGCCGCGCGATGTTGGTGACCCTCGACGTCATGCGCGGCCTTGTGGCGGTCCTTCTGCCATTCGTGACCGAGATCTGGCAGGTCTATGTGCTGATCTTCGTCCTACAATCGGCTTCGGCCGGCTTTACCCCGACCTTTCAGGCGACGATCCCCGACATTCTGCCCGACGAACGTGAATATACCCGCGCGCTGTCGCTCTCGCGGCTTGCCTATGACCTTGAGAGCGTTGCCAGCCCGCTGCTGGCGGCGGCATTGTTGATGGTCATTTCGTTCAACGGCCTGTTTGCCGGAACCGTTGTTGGCTTCTTTGCTTCGGCCCTGCTGGTGCTTTCGGTTCGGTTGCCCAGTCCCAAGCCGACCGCGCCGCGCGGCATCTACGATCGAACGACACGCGGTATCCGCATCTATCTGAAAACGCCGCGCCTTCGTGGGCTGCTCGCCATCAATCTTGCGGCCGCAGCAGCCGGGGCGATGGTGATCGTCAACACCGTCGTCCTCGTCCAGGGCCGCTTCGGCCTTGGCAATTCGGAGATGGCGCTAGCCTTGGCGGCATTCGGTGGTGGATCGATGTTGACCGCTCTCGCCCTCCCCACGCTCCTCGACCGTATGCCCGATCGCCCGGTCATGCTCTGGGCGGCGGCTACGGCATCGGGCTTGATGATCGCGGGTTCGCTGGTCCAAGGATTTGCGGGGCTTCTCATGCTCTGGATTTTCGTTGGCGCTGTATATTCAGCCGCCCTTACGCCCTCCGGCCGGCTCTTACGCAAGTCGGCCCACCCGGAGGATCGTCCCGCCGTGTTTGCTGCCCAGTTCGCGCTCTCGCATGCGTGCTGGCTTCTGACCTATCCGCTGGTCGGCTGGCTGGGAGCGACCGCCGGGCTGCCGGCGGCATTTCTCGCCATGGGCGCCATCGGGATCGTGGGCGCGGCGCTCGCATGGCGCCTATGGCCCCGAAACGATGAAGAAATCATTGCCCACACCCATACGGACCTTGATCCTCATCATCCCCATCTCGCCGGCGCCGAGCACACAGGAACAGGTTACCGCCACGCCCATGCCTACGTCATCGACGCCGAGCATGTCGCCTGGCCGGCGCAATAA
- a CDS encoding type II toxin-antitoxin system RelE/ParE family toxin, producing MIVGFRHKALRRFYDTGTARGLPTEMIGRIATVLAALDQAQQIEDLNRPSFRLHALKGDLAGYWAVSVSGNWRIVFRFVGTDVEDVDLMDYH from the coding sequence GTGATTGTTGGCTTCCGCCACAAGGCGCTCAGGCGCTTCTATGATACCGGAACAGCCCGGGGCCTGCCGACTGAAATGATCGGCAGGATTGCAACGGTTCTCGCGGCGCTCGATCAGGCGCAACAGATCGAGGATCTGAACCGTCCAAGCTTCCGCCTGCATGCGCTCAAAGGCGATTTGGCTGGGTATTGGGCAGTCAGCGTCAGCGGAAACTGGCGGATCGTTTTCCGATTCGTGGGCACCGATGTCGAAGACGTGGACCTGATGGACTATCATTAG
- a CDS encoding DUF5623 domain-containing protein — MLIDDVRPTTLSGVKSLASEIRRRRGVKYFTALDLAAKAANCENFRHAQRTLPSGGSVLDRPYVLLTAYWRDRGGKYHVGRETLRIELSKEILDICGKAELKRVRGFEALRMVAADHFIRDMVLDSQEQARKSLCEAQRSLRFMEHTGLQPRPRKWKSYKEAIGKLPYSDHPTEWIEIKTGQMILVDEPYSIAPNSVERAEWAAKHGWDVKKSTWPGMYFPYNCDLYVASDVSNGYNLDHLLATIDAMPKPLVESDWSGESSNSWDTFTSPKAHTPQDLRRARPRGTIFPTATSTSVPYSFSMGTRRRRPKGALGVAGHIEAGSIIKAVMSSGQRPWGVYTRLNTLRSNLEDWMSLEIGPKELEGPEFFDVYYRATASDAPFEKAAATRQGVIDLLLTLKSILQAAYPDSAPLRREIKRVDMAVQLTKKMKL; from the coding sequence ATGTTGATCGATGACGTGCGTCCTACGACGCTCAGCGGCGTAAAAAGTCTTGCATCCGAAATTCGCAGAAGGCGGGGAGTAAAGTACTTCACCGCGTTGGATCTGGCCGCGAAAGCCGCCAACTGTGAAAATTTTCGTCATGCCCAACGGACGCTTCCTTCGGGAGGGAGCGTTCTGGATCGGCCCTATGTTCTGCTCACTGCATATTGGAGGGACAGGGGCGGCAAGTACCACGTTGGCCGCGAGACCCTGCGTATCGAACTCTCCAAAGAAATCTTGGATATCTGCGGAAAAGCCGAGTTGAAGCGGGTCCGTGGGTTTGAAGCCCTACGAATGGTTGCTGCCGATCACTTTATCCGCGACATGGTGTTAGACAGCCAGGAGCAAGCGCGGAAGTCGCTTTGCGAAGCACAACGTTCGCTGCGGTTCATGGAGCATACAGGGCTCCAGCCTCGCCCACGGAAATGGAAGTCCTACAAGGAGGCCATCGGCAAATTGCCGTACAGCGATCATCCAACCGAATGGATTGAAATCAAGACGGGGCAGATGATCCTGGTCGACGAGCCCTACTCAATTGCACCCAATTCGGTCGAACGCGCTGAGTGGGCGGCTAAGCATGGATGGGACGTCAAAAAGAGCACGTGGCCCGGCATGTACTTTCCATATAACTGCGACCTCTATGTCGCGAGCGACGTGAGCAACGGCTACAACCTCGACCATCTGTTGGCCACGATTGACGCGATGCCAAAACCCCTGGTGGAAAGCGACTGGTCCGGTGAATCCTCAAATTCCTGGGACACCTTCACCAGCCCCAAGGCGCACACGCCACAAGACCTGCGAAGAGCACGGCCCCGGGGAACCATTTTTCCAACCGCAACATCTACCTCAGTCCCTTACAGTTTCAGCATGGGTACGAGGCGTCGGCGGCCCAAAGGTGCGCTGGGTGTTGCGGGCCATATTGAAGCCGGAAGTATCATCAAGGCGGTCATGTCATCCGGTCAGCGGCCATGGGGCGTATACACCCGACTGAATACCTTGCGTTCCAATCTCGAAGACTGGATGAGCTTGGAGATAGGTCCCAAGGAGCTTGAAGGCCCCGAGTTCTTCGACGTCTATTACCGCGCAACCGCCAGCGACGCCCCTTTCGAAAAGGCAGCTGCTACCCGACAGGGTGTGATCGACTTGCTGTTGACGCTCAAGAGCATTCTGCAGGCGGCTTATCCCGACAGCGCGCCTCTTCGACGCGAGATAAAGCGCGTTGATATGGCTGTGCAACTGACCAAGAAGATGAAACTTTGA
- a CDS encoding peptide chain release factor 3, which produces MGPEITGYKSRRTFAIISHPDAGKTTLTEKLLLNSGAIHLAGEVKERGERRRTRSDWMEIEQKRGISITSSVMTFEHDGLTLNLLDTPGHADFSEDTYRTLTAVDSAIMVIDAAKGIEAQTRKLFEVCRLRDIPIITFVNKIDREARDTLEILDEIMETLALDTAPMMWPVGAGVDFGGLIDLERGRFISPEGVPEAEAPGVDALTQRYADTQNILVRQAMEGLELASDSLPKFDQTAFEEGTLTPVYFGSALKSVGVRELLEAVCRFAPAPRTQPAAPTPVEPGDAACTGFVFKVQANMDPNHRDRVAFVRVASGTLKRGMRLKNVRSGKDLKVANPMFFFARERELADEAVAGDVVGIPNHGTLSVGDTLTDGADVTVTGIPNFAPEMLRRVHLSDASKTKQLAKALNDLAEEGVVQVFKPTLGSGYYVGAVGPLQLEVLTSRAAVEYSVPIRIEPAQYVTARWVKVNDKAQFEKFAALHRLNIAEDRYGDPVFLAPSQWEIDRCAKDFPELTFMTTKDRGIAA; this is translated from the coding sequence GTGGGCCCTGAGATCACCGGTTATAAGAGCCGCCGCACCTTCGCGATCATTTCGCACCCGGACGCGGGCAAGACGACGCTGACCGAAAAGCTGCTTTTGAACTCGGGCGCCATTCACCTGGCCGGCGAGGTCAAGGAACGCGGCGAGCGCCGGCGCACGCGCAGCGACTGGATGGAGATCGAGCAAAAGCGCGGCATTTCGATCACCTCGTCGGTGATGACCTTCGAGCACGACGGGCTGACGCTCAACCTGCTCGACACTCCCGGCCACGCGGACTTTTCCGAGGACACCTACCGGACGCTGACCGCGGTGGACTCCGCGATCATGGTGATCGACGCGGCCAAGGGCATCGAGGCGCAGACGCGAAAGCTTTTCGAAGTGTGCCGCCTGCGCGACATTCCCATCATCACCTTCGTCAACAAGATCGACCGCGAAGCGCGCGATACACTGGAAATCCTCGATGAGATCATGGAGACCCTGGCCCTCGATACCGCGCCCATGATGTGGCCGGTGGGTGCGGGCGTTGATTTTGGCGGGCTTATCGACCTCGAGCGCGGGCGGTTCATCTCGCCCGAAGGGGTGCCCGAAGCCGAAGCTCCGGGGGTGGACGCGCTCACCCAACGCTACGCCGACACCCAGAACATCCTGGTGCGCCAGGCGATGGAAGGGCTGGAACTGGCCTCGGATTCGCTGCCCAAATTCGATCAGACGGCTTTTGAAGAGGGCACGCTGACGCCGGTTTATTTCGGCTCGGCCTTGAAATCTGTGGGCGTGCGCGAACTGCTCGAAGCCGTGTGCCGTTTCGCCCCCGCGCCCCGCACCCAGCCGGCGGCACCCACTCCGGTGGAGCCAGGGGATGCGGCCTGCACCGGCTTCGTCTTCAAGGTGCAGGCCAATATGGACCCCAACCACCGCGATCGCGTGGCCTTCGTGCGGGTGGCATCGGGCACATTGAAGCGCGGCATGCGCTTAAAGAACGTGCGCTCGGGCAAGGATCTCAAGGTCGCCAATCCGATGTTCTTTTTCGCCCGCGAGCGCGAACTGGCCGACGAGGCGGTGGCCGGGGACGTTGTCGGTATCCCCAATCACGGCACGCTTTCGGTGGGCGATACGCTGACCGATGGTGCCGATGTGACGGTGACCGGCATCCCCAATTTCGCGCCGGAAATGCTGCGGCGGGTGCATCTTTCCGATGCGAGCAAGACCAAGCAGCTCGCCAAGGCGCTCAACGACCTGGCCGAAGAGGGCGTGGTGCAGGTGTTCAAGCCCACCCTGGGCTCGGGCTATTATGTGGGCGCGGTGGGGCCGCTGCAGCTCGAGGTTCTGACCAGCCGCGCCGCCGTCGAATATTCGGTGCCGATCCGCATCGAGCCGGCGCAATATGTGACGGCGCGGTGGGTGAAGGTCAACGACAAGGCCCAGTTCGAAAAATTCGCGGCGCTGCACCGATTGAACATCGCCGAGGACCGCTATGGCGATCCGGTGTTCCTGGCCCCGAGCCAGTGGGAAATCGACCGCTGCGCCAAGGACTTTCCCGAGCTGACGTTCATGACGACCAAGGATCGCGGGATCGCCGCTTAG
- a CDS encoding efflux RND transporter periplasmic adaptor subunit has protein sequence MKSRIAFIIAIVVLAGVAALSIWASLAPATVLVQGEVEATRVDIAPRASGQVAAVHVNEGERVEAGTLLVELDSPQLMASLASAEAAARVAQADRERINSTRPEVIEAREAELAKAQADLELAQQTYDRLVALTERSIASQQQLDNAGNSLSAARAGVTAAQANLTLAVNGASTEERTVADAQLQQAEAALNQIRTDVGELSVFAPISGEVVSRVAEVGALAASGAPLLSIVDLDDVWFTFNLREDFLDGLQVGDVLLAGVPAVGRDGVQVSVTSISALGAYANWRATRATGDFDLRTFQIRARPVEPIEGLRPGMSAIIDWQAGHAGR, from the coding sequence ATGAAATCGAGAATCGCCTTCATTATTGCCATCGTCGTGCTCGCAGGCGTTGCGGCCCTGTCCATATGGGCTTCCCTGGCGCCTGCCACCGTTCTTGTTCAGGGCGAGGTGGAGGCTACGCGTGTGGATATCGCGCCCCGGGCGTCGGGCCAAGTGGCCGCGGTGCATGTCAATGAAGGCGAACGCGTCGAAGCTGGCACGCTACTGGTCGAACTCGACAGTCCCCAACTCATGGCAAGTCTGGCCTCGGCTGAAGCTGCGGCGCGGGTCGCGCAAGCCGACCGCGAGCGCATCAACAGCACCCGTCCCGAGGTCATCGAAGCCCGTGAGGCCGAACTCGCGAAGGCTCAGGCCGATCTCGAACTCGCCCAGCAGACCTATGATCGCCTCGTAGCGCTGACCGAACGTTCGATCGCTTCCCAGCAGCAGCTCGACAACGCCGGAAATTCGCTCTCCGCCGCTCGCGCCGGAGTCACGGCGGCTCAAGCCAACCTGACCCTTGCAGTCAACGGCGCCAGCACCGAGGAGCGCACGGTCGCCGACGCGCAGTTGCAGCAGGCCGAAGCCGCCCTCAACCAGATCCGCACCGATGTCGGGGAGTTGTCCGTCTTCGCGCCGATCTCGGGCGAAGTGGTCAGCCGGGTCGCCGAGGTCGGAGCGCTCGCTGCCTCGGGCGCTCCGCTTCTGTCCATCGTCGATCTGGACGATGTCTGGTTCACGTTCAATCTGCGCGAGGATTTTCTGGACGGTTTGCAAGTCGGAGATGTGCTATTGGCCGGCGTTCCCGCCGTCGGCCGGGATGGCGTACAGGTAAGCGTCACCTCGATCAGCGCACTGGGCGCATACGCCAACTGGCGGGCGACGCGGGCGACGGGGGATTTCGATCTGCGCACCTTCCAGATCCGCGCCCGCCCGGTTGAACCCATCGAAGGCCTGCGCCCCGGCATGAGCGCCATCATCGACTGGCAGGCCGGTCATGCTGGCCGCTGA
- a CDS encoding ABC transporter permease: MKAWFEEFQDAFSAIFKDRAAFSIMVLAIIVYGLLYPQPYLGEVVREAPIVVVDQDNSVTSRELLRRIGAYDTVQIAGSVPDMVAARRALQARQAFAILVIPEFFERDLLAGRSAPVAAYGDASYFLLYNTTMTAITSAARETGAEIAARRMVQQGKGARAAASVQPMTVTAVPLFNPQGGYASYVVPASVVLILQQTLLIGVALLNAGAANARHSVRPFAVLTARVAAYSLLYGIWMLAYLVLLPVILGMPRIGGLLDLFILGVPFILATIFLGLVLSMVLPVREWAILAMMAMGIPLFFLSGVAWPIEMLPQWMQQVALVAPSTSAIPGMVRINQMGASWQDLTPQVATLWILTAAYAAVVLAGLRLLRGRHGLPGQAVLDS; encoded by the coding sequence ATGAAAGCGTGGTTCGAAGAATTCCAGGATGCCTTTTCGGCGATATTCAAGGACCGGGCCGCCTTCTCGATCATGGTTCTGGCGATCATCGTCTATGGCCTGCTTTATCCTCAGCCCTATCTAGGCGAGGTGGTGCGCGAGGCGCCCATCGTTGTGGTCGATCAGGACAATTCCGTCACGTCCCGGGAGTTGCTGCGCCGTATCGGCGCCTATGACACTGTGCAGATCGCCGGCTCGGTTCCCGACATGGTGGCCGCGCGCAGGGCGCTTCAGGCCAGGCAAGCCTTCGCCATCCTCGTCATTCCCGAATTCTTCGAGCGCGACCTTCTGGCCGGGCGTAGCGCGCCGGTCGCCGCTTATGGCGATGCCAGCTATTTCCTGCTCTACAACACCACCATGACGGCCATCACCTCCGCCGCCCGCGAAACGGGAGCAGAAATCGCCGCCAGACGCATGGTGCAGCAAGGCAAGGGTGCTCGGGCGGCTGCCAGCGTCCAGCCCATGACCGTGACGGCGGTGCCGCTGTTCAATCCCCAGGGGGGCTACGCCAGCTATGTCGTTCCCGCCTCGGTGGTCCTCATCCTGCAACAGACCCTTTTGATTGGGGTCGCGCTTCTGAACGCCGGTGCGGCAAACGCCCGCCACAGCGTCCGGCCGTTTGCCGTCCTCACCGCGCGGGTCGCGGCCTACAGCCTGCTTTATGGCATATGGATGCTGGCCTATCTGGTGTTGCTGCCGGTCATTCTGGGCATGCCGCGCATCGGCGGCCTGCTCGATCTTTTCATTCTCGGCGTCCCCTTCATTCTCGCGACCATTTTTCTTGGGCTTGTCTTGTCCATGGTCCTGCCAGTGCGTGAATGGGCGATCCTGGCCATGATGGCCATGGGCATCCCGCTATTCTTCCTGTCGGGCGTGGCATGGCCGATCGAGATGCTGCCGCAATGGATGCAACAGGTTGCGCTCGTGGCCCCTAGCACCTCGGCCATTCCTGGCATGGTGCGCATCAATCAGATGGGCGCCTCATGGCAGGACCTCACCCCTCAGGTGGCGACGCTCTGGATTCTGACTGCCGCATATGCCGCGGTCGTCCTCGCCGGACTGCGCTTGTTGCGCGGCAGACACGGACTGCCGGGTCAAGCCGTGCTCGACAGTTGA
- a CDS encoding HupE/UreJ family protein, with product MNFSTGESFTAHRILRLAFVLLLVLPISLSIIPGALAHGVSGGDAEFLAGAQGMHLGAYFYLGAKHMVTGYDHLLFLIGVVFFLSRFRDVVIFVSLFSLGHSITLLFGVLSGITISSYLVDAVIGLSVVYKALDNLGFFEATLGFVPNQKMAVFGFGLVHGFGLSTKLQDIALSPDGFVPNMLAFNVGVEVGQIVALAAILILMNAWRGTKSFERHARAANIVLVMLGFVLFFYQAFGFYLEMNA from the coding sequence ATGAATTTTTCGACCGGGGAGAGCTTTACGGCCCACCGAATCCTGCGTCTGGCCTTCGTCCTGTTGCTTGTCCTGCCGATTTCGCTTTCGATCATTCCCGGAGCGCTTGCCCACGGCGTTTCGGGCGGAGACGCTGAATTTCTAGCAGGCGCCCAAGGCATGCATCTGGGGGCGTATTTCTATCTCGGCGCCAAGCATATGGTGACCGGTTACGACCACCTGCTGTTTCTGATCGGGGTCGTGTTCTTCCTGTCCCGCTTCAGGGACGTGGTGATCTTCGTCAGCCTGTTCAGCCTCGGCCATTCCATCACGCTGCTGTTCGGGGTCCTGAGCGGGATCACGATCAGCTCTTATCTGGTCGACGCCGTCATCGGTCTCTCCGTCGTCTATAAAGCCCTCGACAATTTAGGCTTTTTCGAAGCGACGCTGGGTTTTGTGCCCAATCAGAAGATGGCAGTATTCGGCTTTGGCCTGGTTCACGGCTTTGGGCTATCGACCAAGCTTCAGGATATCGCATTGTCGCCCGATGGCTTCGTCCCCAATATGCTCGCGTTCAATGTGGGCGTTGAAGTCGGGCAGATCGTCGCCCTGGCCGCTATCCTCATTCTCATGAATGCCTGGCGAGGAACGAAATCCTTCGAGCGCCACGCCCGCGCCGCCAACATCGTTCTTGTGATGCTCGGTTTTGTCCTCTTCTTCTATCAGGCATTCGGGTTCTATTTGGAGATGAACGCATGA
- a CDS encoding HigA family addiction module antitoxin: MSMKLPPHPGLGLKDDLDALGLTIAQGARALGVTRQQLYKLTNGDSAISPEMAIRIEQAIGGRADHWLRLQAAYDLARIRDRGTIHLDRVQPLEPAQEG, from the coding sequence ATGAGCATGAAATTGCCGCCACATCCGGGCCTCGGGTTAAAGGACGATCTCGACGCCCTCGGGCTTACCATCGCCCAAGGCGCGCGCGCTTTGGGCGTTACGCGCCAGCAACTTTACAAACTAACCAATGGCGATAGCGCCATCAGCCCCGAAATGGCTATTCGCATCGAGCAGGCGATTGGGGGGCGGGCCGATCATTGGCTCCGGCTGCAGGCCGCCTATGATCTCGCACGCATTCGCGATCGCGGCACAATCCACCTCGATCGCGTCCAGCCGCTCGAACCTGCCCAGGAGGGCTAA
- a CDS encoding ABC transporter permease — protein sequence MLAAEKAVRPGVMRVAQRELCRIARRPALSFFVLALPLLVFLMLASIFRAGVPAGLPVAVLDLDRSALSRQIVQAVDAMPEVAVAHRPLDLSEARHLVLSGQAYGVVLLPAELERDVRAGRRPEVVLFYNNQFMTPGSAVARSMQTALANVNAGIAVSMRVAQGEPDHQAIQAVNPIPVQQSPLFNPTLDYVHFLLAALMPAALQIFICAATAYTVALEQLRPGRLRAMTRLGGGLMPAMLGKLLPYTVIFATVLALGDALLLFVYDMPFNGSMPVYLTGSLLFIIAYQMIGVVFGLAASSISLALGAAGIFTAPAFGFIGVSFPRLAMHGFATFWSVLMPLTWYMDLRVDQMLRGVPVDISLASLGALGWSALAYAVLAALLLVIRRPRDASREMKEASV from the coding sequence ATGCTGGCCGCTGAAAAAGCGGTGCGGCCGGGGGTTATGCGGGTGGCCCAGCGCGAGTTGTGCCGCATCGCCCGCCGTCCCGCGCTGTCCTTTTTCGTTCTGGCCTTACCGCTTCTGGTCTTTCTCATGCTCGCCTCGATCTTCCGGGCCGGCGTGCCTGCCGGCCTGCCGGTGGCAGTGCTCGACCTCGATCGTAGCGCTCTTTCCCGCCAGATCGTGCAGGCGGTGGACGCGATGCCCGAAGTCGCGGTCGCTCATCGCCCGCTCGATCTTTCCGAGGCGCGGCACCTGGTTCTGAGCGGGCAGGCCTATGGCGTGGTGCTGTTGCCGGCCGAACTGGAGCGCGACGTGCGCGCCGGCCGTCGCCCGGAGGTGGTGCTGTTCTACAATAACCAGTTCATGACTCCCGGCAGCGCCGTGGCGCGAAGCATGCAGACCGCGCTCGCCAATGTGAACGCCGGGATCGCGGTTTCCATGCGCGTCGCGCAAGGCGAACCCGACCATCAGGCGATACAGGCGGTCAATCCCATCCCCGTGCAGCAAAGCCCGCTCTTCAATCCCACACTGGACTATGTCCACTTCCTGCTGGCCGCCCTGATGCCCGCCGCGCTGCAAATCTTCATTTGCGCCGCGACCGCCTATACCGTCGCGCTCGAGCAGTTGAGGCCGGGCAGGTTGAGAGCCATGACGCGGCTCGGCGGCGGGTTGATGCCTGCGATGCTCGGCAAACTTTTGCCCTACACCGTCATTTTCGCGACCGTCCTCGCCCTTGGCGACGCTTTGCTGCTCTTTGTCTATGACATGCCGTTCAATGGCAGCATGCCGGTCTATCTGACCGGCAGCCTCCTGTTCATCATCGCCTATCAGATGATCGGGGTGGTTTTCGGTCTGGCCGCCTCGTCGATTTCGCTTGCGCTCGGCGCAGCCGGCATCTTCACCGCGCCGGCCTTCGGGTTCATCGGGGTCAGCTTTCCCCGTCTCGCCATGCACGGTTTCGCGACGTTCTGGAGCGTCCTCATGCCACTCACCTGGTATATGGATCTCCGCGTGGACCAGATGCTGCGCGGCGTGCCGGTGGATATCTCGCTCGCTTCCCTCGGGGCTCTGGGGTGGTCGGCTCTGGCCTATGCGGTCCTCGCGGCGCTGCTGCTGGTCATCCGGCGGCCACGCGACGCCTCCAGAGAGATGAAGGAGGCCTCGGTATGA
- a CDS encoding TetR/AcrR family transcriptional regulator, producing MMRHADRKQMTREALIASANAEIFENGISGASVRRIAERAGYTQGAFYSNFATRNALLEAVLEKHMQVRLDRMEAILLGEGPLEVIMERLGAWLKSMQDDRAGTLVMLEFQVHELRDHEFAATYNRLRAVQHASIAHAIEAIRKQYGVETKLPPMLMSLGFSALWSGFALQGRIPDDVEADDLIGAFIRALI from the coding sequence ATGATGAGACACGCCGACAGAAAGCAGATGACGCGCGAAGCGCTAATCGCTTCCGCGAACGCCGAGATTTTCGAGAACGGAATTTCCGGCGCCTCCGTGCGCCGCATCGCGGAGCGTGCCGGCTACACGCAGGGCGCCTTTTACTCCAATTTTGCAACGCGCAACGCTCTTCTCGAGGCAGTATTGGAAAAACACATGCAGGTCCGGCTGGACAGGATGGAGGCCATTCTGCTCGGGGAAGGGCCGCTCGAAGTGATCATGGAGCGACTGGGCGCTTGGCTCAAATCCATGCAGGACGACAGAGCCGGAACACTGGTGATGCTCGAATTCCAGGTTCACGAGCTAAGAGATCATGAGTTTGCGGCGACTTACAACCGATTGCGTGCCGTTCAGCATGCCTCCATCGCGCACGCTATCGAAGCAATCCGAAAGCAATATGGCGTGGAGACGAAACTGCCGCCGATGTTGATGTCGCTCGGATTTTCCGCCCTCTGGTCCGGTTTCGCGCTACAGGGGCGGATCCCCGATGACGTCGAGGCCGACGATCTGATCGGAGCGTTCATACGCGCGTTGATCTGA
- a CDS encoding metal-sensing transcriptional repressor gives MQPIDDKHKSHPAIVKRLKRADGHLRSVIEMIESERSCLDIAQQLHAVEKAIAQAKKTLIHDHLDHCLADATGGLDPTKRSEIDQFRTIAKYL, from the coding sequence ATGCAACCGATTGATGATAAGCACAAATCTCACCCCGCCATCGTCAAACGCCTCAAGCGCGCCGACGGCCATCTCCGTTCCGTCATCGAGATGATCGAATCCGAACGATCGTGCTTGGACATCGCACAGCAGCTTCATGCTGTCGAAAAGGCGATTGCCCAGGCCAAGAAGACGCTGATCCATGACCATCTCGATCATTGCCTCGCCGATGCAACAGGCGGGCTCGACCCCACCAAACGGTCGGAGATCGACCAGTTCCGCACCATCGCCAAATATCTCTGA
- a CDS encoding site-specific integrase produces MLTDPEFKRLLAVVAQRKHAARNRLALMLSHLAGLRVGEIAGLIMRDVFEANGDVREQLRVRAGIAKGGYERVVFMSERLRKEIERYREAMISNHGDRDRPLLLTQKRTAFSPNTLCQLMGQLYRSAGLDGASSHSGRRWFITQLAHSGVSPKVIMVLAGHRNLTTTQRYIDVRDDMMRAAVELL; encoded by the coding sequence GTGCTCACCGATCCCGAGTTTAAACGCCTGCTGGCTGTGGTGGCGCAGCGCAAGCATGCTGCCCGAAATCGCCTTGCGCTTATGCTATCGCACCTAGCGGGTTTGCGCGTTGGAGAAATCGCTGGGTTGATCATGCGGGACGTATTCGAGGCCAATGGCGATGTTCGGGAACAGCTTCGGGTTCGCGCTGGCATCGCCAAGGGTGGGTATGAACGTGTTGTGTTCATGAGCGAACGCCTGCGCAAAGAGATCGAGCGCTACCGCGAGGCCATGATTAGTAATCATGGAGATCGGGATCGTCCGCTCCTGCTCACCCAAAAGCGAACCGCGTTCTCCCCGAACACGCTCTGCCAATTGATGGGGCAACTCTATCGTTCGGCAGGCCTTGATGGGGCTTCGTCTCACTCGGGCCGCCGCTGGTTCATCACTCAGCTTGCGCACTCAGGCGTTTCCCCCAAGGTGATTATGGTTTTGGCCGGGCACCGGAACCTTACGACAACCCAGCGCTATATCGACGTTCGCGATGACATGATGCGGGCGGCGGTCGAACTGCTATAG